The genomic interval CCAGATTGTATTCGTAGACCTTAAAACCTTTCAGCTTCATGTCCCGGATTTCTATTCCGGCAATTTCAGAAACAGTTTGACTTTTCATAAGTTTAAAAAGTTAAAATAAATGAGGTCAGTTTTTTAAGGCTGTTACTTTGGCTAGTACCCGCCTGCCTTCATCCGCTTCTTTTTTTCCAACTTTGGTTTCAATCAAAGAAAGTACCTGCCCGAGCTCTTTATTTGTAAATCCCAGGTACAAACAAATTCCAAAATGGCCTGACAGCTGAGATTCTACGCCACCCAAACTGATAAGTGCAGCAATTGTAATAAGCTCACGTTCTTTATTGGTAAGGACTTCACGCGTAAAAATATCGTTAAAAAGATGTTCTTTTAAAAGCGTATCAATAGCGGGCACAAAGGCTGCATAACCGGTTTTCGGACTAGCCTCAGGCCTGCCAGTTAGCGATTCCAGGACTTTTTTGCCAGTTTGATATTTGTCGGAACCTGCCACTTTCGAGGCTGCTTTACCTTCTTTATCCGTGATGCCTTTTGACTTGCGTTCGGTCAGTACCGTGCTGAATGTGTTGATACCATTCAGGCTTCGTGGAAACCCGCAATAGGCAGAAATGTGGATCAACTCTTCTTTTATTTCATTGATAGTCAAACCCGTTGTAAGCGCATCGTTCAATGCCTGTTTCAAATTGGTTAAATCACCGTTTGCGGTAAAAGCGGAAATGGCTACAATGCTTCGCTGCCTGTCATTGAGGTCAATGATTGTTTGGTCAGTATTACGGGCAATTGCTTTAGCGGAAAAGATAAACGAAAGGATCAGCAGTAATGTAATGGGCTTCATGTTGTAAGATTTAGTTCCTTTAACTTTTATACACTTTAAATCATCTTTATCTTTTGCAGCCATTTTTTGACTTGCTGCTCAACCTCACTGGCCCGTTCCGTCTTGATCACCAGTAATTTTCCGTCTCTTTCCAGACCGCCACGCGTTGTGAATCCTTCCGAAATTTGACTTTTAGGGCAAAGTTCCCGCACCGTTTCGAAACTGTTTCCGGTACCATAGCCGCCATTTGTATTAAAGGGAATGACCGTTTTACCACTCAGATCATATTTCTTCAGAAAGCTTTTCATGGGTGGAGGAAGCTGCATTCCCCAGGTTGGAAAGCCAACAAATACGACATCATATTTTTGCACACTGTCGATCTTAGTCTTTAATGGCGGTAAATAACCCGTTTCATTTTCATCAGCAACTTGTTTTACAGTAGCCTGATAATTTTCAGGATAAGGCTTTTCGGGCTCAATTGTCACCAATGTTCCACCTGTATACTTATGTATCATTTCTGCCACCGCCCTGGTATTGTTCGTTCTTGACAAATACACAATCAATACCCTGGCCGGATTAGGTTCAGCATTAAAATGTTCGGTCTGGGTAGAAGAACAAGCTGAAATCAGCAGGAAAAATGCGAAAAACACTTGGATTTTAGATGTCATTTAATGTTTAATTGCATGGGTATCTCTTACACTGCTAAAAGTCAGCGCCAGTATTTTCCAATTATCCGCTTCTTTTTTATAGACTTCGGTAACTGTGAATTCAGTTTTTGCTTCATTGCCCCGAACCATGGCTTCCAGTGTAATGCGGGACCATATTATAGCCGTATCGTCGAAAAGCTCTACTGCAACATCATGTACATCTGCTTTTTTGTACCAAATACTTCCGGTTTTAATGATATCAAGCTCTTCGTCCTTTTTCCAGGTTCCGCTCATATGAACAAATTTTGCCTTATCGTCGAATAGTATAGCCAGTTTGTCCACATTTTTGTCGGCCATCCACTGCCATTTGTCTTTGGAAAGGGTGATGATTTGCTCTTCAGTATTGACAGAAGCGGTTTTATTTTGGGCTTGTGCAATGGCTCCTTCCAAACCGATGAATAAGAAAAGCAGTCCGGTAAAAGAAACATTCATGACCATTTTAAGTGATGAATTTTTGATGAGTGTTTTCATTATAGTCGTTTTTTGAATTTATAGATTTAGTTTATATTCTCCTTTTTAACTTACACAGTGTCCCGGTGGCCAGATAACCTGTATGGCGTTTGTGTTGCAAAGTTGGCCGTTCTTTTATCCTGTACTTGTATACAGATTACGGTATTACCTACCAAAATTACTGATCAGGAATGACGCATGCTGTGAATGACAGGCTAAGCTGTAAATTTGTTCACAAGTCATCCAAAACACTGATCTATGGAAAATGTCCTAAGATTTAAAAGTATCCGGGAATATAATGCTTTCAACAAACACGAAACCCTGCATCCGCTGGTCAGCATTGTAGATCTTTCGAAAGCAGATCCCCGGGAGTCGCGGCGAATGGGTTACGACTTTTATGTCGTTTTTCTCAAACAAATCAAATGCGGGGATTTGCGTTATGGTCTTAATGTATATGATTATGAAGAAGGTACACTGGTTTTTCTGGCACCCGGCCAGATCATAGGCGAAAACGTCAGGGATAATTTTTACCAGCCTCAGGGATATGCATTGGTATTTCATCCGGATCTTTTGCAGGGCACTGCACTTGGCCGGCATATGAGCGATTATACTTTTTTCTCCTATGAAGTCACCGAAGCGCTGCACTTATCCGAGCAGGAGCGGCAAATGGTTACAGATTGTTTTTCGAAAATCGAATATGAAATAACGCAGCGGATTGATAAACACAGCAAAAAGCTTATAACGGCTAATATAGAGCTGTTCCTCAATTATTGCGTACGCTTTTATGACCGTCAGTTTATCACCCGCGACGTGGCTAATAAGGGTGTATTGGAAAAGTTCGACGGGATACTCAATGCATACTTTCAGTCGGATAAACCTCAGCAGATCGGCCTTCCTACGGTAGGATATTGTGCAGACCAACTCAATTTGTCGTCCAATTATTTTGGTGACCTGATCAAGAAAGAAACCGGCAAGTCGGCTCAGGAATACATCCAGATGAAGATCATCAACATGGCTAAGGAAAGAGTATTTGATCCGGATAAGTCAGTCAGCGAAATTGCTTACGAACTGGGGTTCAGATATCCGCAGCATTTTAGCCGGTTATTCAAGCAGCGGGTCGGTCTTACACCGAATGAGTATCGGATTCATTCGGATTTGAACTAATTAACATAAGATTGTCATCAATGATGAAAAATCAGATCCCTCATCCGGTGTTAGTACTATCTTTCCAAAGGGGCAAAAGGTTCCGGCTGGTAATTTTACCGGAAATGCCTGGGTTTATCAATTGATTGAGCCGGATAGCTATCACACCCAATACCGTAAAAGGAAGGGTAACCTGGTTACAGGAAGTAACTGATCATGAATATCACAGTTTGAAAAAGTAATTATTCATTTTTGCAATCCAGCTATTTTACATTCAGGTGAACAGCTGATTTTTAAAGTGTCGCTTAGCAGCTACCTGTTTGTAGCCACGGAGTTAACCACCTTCCACGGCTTGCTATCAGTACGCGACAACTGTTATCAGGCAGGTCCTGTTCAATCATTTCTTTTCCATAGATTAATTGGTTCCAATTACTTACAGTAATTAGTTTTCTAAAATAACTTTATTCATGAAATGATATCTGTGCAGGTAAACACTATTTTGCACTGATCCATTTTAAGCGAGAATTTTTTTTACTAACAAGTAAAGGCTTCGGCCAATTATTGGTATTTAAAACGCCCCAAAATTTGTTATTCTGTACTCAATAAATTTACTTTGTCTATATATTATAGACTTATAGTTTGAGCCACCCTTTCTATGAGTAAATCTGAAAGATCATTTTGACATGAAAATTTTCAATTTACCTCAATTGAGTTTCTTCTGCTTTAGAAATATCCGGGCACTACTGCTATCAAATTCCCCCGGTGATTGTTGTCCAGGGTAAATTTCCAATAAGCTTTACCGGTTGTGTTTCCCAAAACGTCAAACGGTAACTTGAAACGTATTTCTGATTAAATCCTGGCTATATCAACTAATGAAATTAAGTCCTGTTTTTTTGCTGGTTTTTCTGGCCATTTGTGGAACTGTATCGGCTCAGCAGGTGCCTGATTTTCAATTTGATCCAAAAATTTCAAATCCTCTTTATACCAATCAGAACGGCCCGGTTGTCGTCGTGGATGAAGCGCATCACAATTTTCATATTATTAAAAGCCGTTACAATGCGTTTGCAAAAGTATTGACGCTGGATGGCTATCGTGTAAAGCCCGGAACGCGACTTTTTAGCGCTGAAAGTCTGAGTGGTGTTAAAATACTGGTGATCGCCAATGCGCTTAACGCTGCCAATGAAAATGAATGGAGCAAACCGACACCCTCCGCCTTCACACCGGACGAGATCGAAGCTGTTAATAAATGGGTGAAGGAAGGTGGTTCACTGTTTCTGATAGCGGACCATATGCCATTTCCCGGAGCGAATGAGGCGCTGGCTGCCACTTTTGGTTTTAAACTTTACAATGGTTTCGCAACTGATACCACGGCTGCGCCTTTTCCCGGAAGTAAAAAAGGACCGGATATTTTCAAAAAAAGCGATGCTTCCCTGGCTTCTCATGTCATTACTAATGGTAAGTCGAAAGCGGAAAGTATCGACCACTTAGCCACGTTCACCGGTCAGGGTTTTGAGATACCCGGGAAGGCTGTTTCGTTAATCACCTTTAATGATAAGTATAAAATATTTCTTCCGGATACTGCCTGGAAATTCAATGAAGCCACACCCAGGTTACCCATTAAAGGATTTTCTCAGGGCGCCGTACTCAATTACTATAAAGGCAAAGTCGCAGTTTTCGGTGAAGCAGCAATGTTTTCTTCCCAGGTAACTGGCAAAGACAGAGTACCAATGGGTTTGAGTCACCCGGAAGCAGGCCAGAATGTTCAGTTTTTACTAAATCTAATTCACTGGCTCGACTGAAAATTTTGAAGTTACAGATCCGGCCACCTTAAAAAATCGACTTCCATGAAACACTCTTCCGTTGAAAATTTTGTAATTTTTGTTGCGCTTTTGTTTCTTTATATCCAGACTTCGGCGCAAGGTTATCTTAAAGCGGAGACTTTCAAAGGCGCAGATCTGTACGCAGATGTGGTCCAATATGTCAAATTCGGAATCCACCGCACCGGCACGGAAGGCGATAACAAAACTTCGGAATGGATCAAAGGCATTCTGGACAAAAATGGTTTTAGCACGGAATACGTGCCATTTCCGGTCGAGCAGTTTTTTCCTGAAAAGACATCATTGGAAATCGGAGGTAAATCGCTGGAAATCTTTCCGGTATGGCCGGTTAAAGAGGCGAATTTCAGTATCAATGCACCTCTGGCTGAAGCAAACAAAGATTTGACTGGTATCTCCGGGAAAATTGTCTGGATCAATCAGCAGTCGAAAGAAAGATCTTTCAGCTTTATGGATGAGGACAATGCGGCCTTTATCAAAAAAATCATCGATGGGGGAGCGAAAGCAATTGTTCTGGTCACGGATAATGCGGCCGGGGAAATTGCCGCGATCAATACGCTTCCCGGCGTTTCATATCCGATACATGTGGTACAAGTCGCCCCAAAAGATGTCAGGAATCTGACGGAATCCAACGCAGTTTTGACTGTTAAAGGAACATTGAAAAATGTAACGGCCCGGAACATTCAGGGAACGATCGGAAGCGGTACGAAAACGGTAATTATATCAACGCCAATCAGCGGATGGTTCACTTGTGGTGGCGAACGTGGCCCCGGTGTTGCGACTTTCAACGCGTTGGCAAAGTGGGTGGCCGAAAAGAAACTTCCTTATAAATTTATATTCACGGGCAATTCCGGACATGAACTTGCGCTGCATCAGGGAACGCATATTTTCCTGCACGAAAAAGCACCGAAACCTGCTGATGTCCGCCTTTGGGTACATTTGGGTGCCAGTTTCGCCACTTTTGCTTATACCAAATCAGATCATGGACTAACAAGAGAAACGAAAGCAGACACCAATCGGATCGTTTATTTCGCAGGTGATGTAGAAAATTCAGTAAGCCAGGCTTTCGGTAAAATTGATATAAAAAAAGCGAAGGACAAGGCTTATGGAGAATTGGTAGTCGCTCAAAAACAAGGTTATTCCCCGTTCATCGGCTTTGTAGGCACGGCTTCATTTCTATTGTTTCATACCAAGTTGGACGACGCTTCCGCAACTTCCCCGGAATTACTGGAAGAAATGGCCAATGCCATCAAACAAGTTATAGAATTTGAATTGGCCAAAGACAAAATCTGATCCTGTTAGTAAGCATCATCAAATATTCTGAATTAAAAGTGTCCACTTACTTAAATGTTAATTAACCCAAATGGTTGTGCTTAAATGGAAATATGATTCTCTGCTTGTGAATTTGATTTTTATCTTTTTATTATCAGTTCCTGCTTATTCCCAGACCAAACCCAATATCGTTTTTATCCTGACGGACGATCAGGGGTGGGGGGATTTGAGTATCAATGGAAATACTAATATTCAAACACCTCGTATTGATAAACTTGCCAGGGAAGGCGCACGTTTTTCACGTTTCTATGTCGCTCCGCTTTGTGCTCCCACACGGGCCGGATTGTTAACGGGACGTTATCATTATCGTGCAGGCGTTTACGGTGTTTCTAATTCGAAAGAATTTCTCAACACCGATGAGGTTACATTCACTGATTTATTTAAAAAGGCTGGATATGCCACGGGTTGTTTTGGTAAGTGGCACAACGGAAGCCAGTATCCTTATCATCCGAACGGACGCGGTTTCGATGAATTTTATGGTTTTACCAGCGGCCATTATGCCAATTATTTTAATACCATGCTTGATCATAACGGAGAGGCGGTCAGAAGTAAAGGATTTATTACTGATGATCTGACGGATAAAGCGATCGGTTTTATTGAGAAAAATAAGGAAAAACCGTTCGTATGTTACATTCCTTATAATGCACCTCATTCGCCTTTTCAGGTTCCCGACAAATATTATGACCGCGTAAATGTAAGAGGGATTAAGCTCCACAACCAAAATCCGGAACTGGAAAATGACGAGGCGACAATTTCAGCTTTGGCAATGTGTGAAAATATTGATTTTAATGTTGGCCGGATTCTTGATAAACTTGATGAATTAAAGCTTTCTGAAAATACGATTGTCATTTACATGACTGACAACGGGCCAAATACATGGCGCTGGAATGGTGGTATGAAAGGCAGAAAAGCAATGGCGGATGAAGGTGGCGTGCGGGTTCCGTTCTTTATTAAATGGCCGGGACATATTAACGCCAACAAAGTAATCAGTGACAATGCCGCCTATATTGATTT from Dyadobacter sp. NIV53 carries:
- a CDS encoding DUF4350 domain-containing protein gives rise to the protein MKLSPVFLLVFLAICGTVSAQQVPDFQFDPKISNPLYTNQNGPVVVVDEAHHNFHIIKSRYNAFAKVLTLDGYRVKPGTRLFSAESLSGVKILVIANALNAANENEWSKPTPSAFTPDEIEAVNKWVKEGGSLFLIADHMPFPGANEALAATFGFKLYNGFATDTTAAPFPGSKKGPDIFKKSDASLASHVITNGKSKAESIDHLATFTGQGFEIPGKAVSLITFNDKYKIFLPDTAWKFNEATPRLPIKGFSQGAVLNYYKGKVAVFGEAAMFSSQVTGKDRVPMGLSHPEAGQNVQFLLNLIHWLD
- a CDS encoding flavodoxin, with the protein product MTSKIQVFFAFFLLISACSSTQTEHFNAEPNPARVLIVYLSRTNNTRAVAEMIHKYTGGTLVTIEPEKPYPENYQATVKQVADENETGYLPPLKTKIDSVQKYDVVFVGFPTWGMQLPPPMKSFLKKYDLSGKTVIPFNTNGGYGTGNSFETVRELCPKSQISEGFTTRGGLERDGKLLVIKTERASEVEQQVKKWLQKIKMI
- a CDS encoding AraC family transcriptional regulator encodes the protein MENVLRFKSIREYNAFNKHETLHPLVSIVDLSKADPRESRRMGYDFYVVFLKQIKCGDLRYGLNVYDYEEGTLVFLAPGQIIGENVRDNFYQPQGYALVFHPDLLQGTALGRHMSDYTFFSYEVTEALHLSEQERQMVTDCFSKIEYEITQRIDKHSKKLITANIELFLNYCVRFYDRQFITRDVANKGVLEKFDGILNAYFQSDKPQQIGLPTVGYCADQLNLSSNYFGDLIKKETGKSAQEYIQMKIINMAKERVFDPDKSVSEIAYELGFRYPQHFSRLFKQRVGLTPNEYRIHSDLN
- a CDS encoding carboxymuconolactone decarboxylase family protein is translated as MKPITLLLILSFIFSAKAIARNTDQTIIDLNDRQRSIVAISAFTANGDLTNLKQALNDALTTGLTINEIKEELIHISAYCGFPRSLNGINTFSTVLTERKSKGITDKEGKAASKVAGSDKYQTGKKVLESLTGRPEASPKTGYAAFVPAIDTLLKEHLFNDIFTREVLTNKERELITIAALISLGGVESQLSGHFGICLYLGFTNKELGQVLSLIETKVGKKEADEGRRVLAKVTALKN
- a CDS encoding sulfatase-like hydrolase/transferase translates to MVVLKWKYDSLLVNLIFIFLLSVPAYSQTKPNIVFILTDDQGWGDLSINGNTNIQTPRIDKLAREGARFSRFYVAPLCAPTRAGLLTGRYHYRAGVYGVSNSKEFLNTDEVTFTDLFKKAGYATGCFGKWHNGSQYPYHPNGRGFDEFYGFTSGHYANYFNTMLDHNGEAVRSKGFITDDLTDKAIGFIEKNKEKPFVCYIPYNAPHSPFQVPDKYYDRVNVRGIKLHNQNPELENDEATISALAMCENIDFNVGRILDKLDELKLSENTIVIYMTDNGPNTWRWNGGMKGRKAMADEGGVRVPFFIKWPGHINANKVISDNAAYIDLLPTLTDLAGVSRKGTKPLDGLSLGPLLTGKADNIQERFLFSSINKNNSVRKWPYVASSGFLFDLSKDSIQSVNLADQLPEVYTAYICELGKWYKDVRKDLDTVRALPVGYTQFPRALLPAQDAHLHRSKEGKLSYSASAPNSSWITNWNDKDSYATWDINVHTSGKYKVSILYTSPAETVGSEFSIGFHIKTIFGSIKEAYDPPLIPSPDRVKREGESYEKEFRKEVVGTWDLTKGIGPIRLSVNKINGGKFADIKAIELELLK
- a CDS encoding nuclear transport factor 2 family protein, yielding MNVSFTGLLFLFIGLEGAIAQAQNKTASVNTEEQIITLSKDKWQWMADKNVDKLAILFDDKAKFVHMSGTWKKDEELDIIKTGSIWYKKADVHDVAVELFDDTAIIWSRITLEAMVRGNEAKTEFTVTEVYKKEADNWKILALTFSSVRDTHAIKH